Sequence from the Nocardiopsis sp. YSL2 genome:
GCGCCCCGGGCAGGTGGTGGGTGTTCGTACCGGCCGCACCGTGGACATGGCCGCGGCCACACTCGGCGTCGCCATGGCCGGGGCCGTGTTCCTGCCGTTGAACCCGGACGACCCCCCGGCACGGCGGGCCTTCCTGCTGCGGGACGCCGGTGCCCGAGCCCTGCTCACCGACGCTTCCGAGACGGGCGAGGGGGAGGTGCCGGTCATCGACGTCGCCGACCGGGAGGCAGAGGCCGAAGGAGCTCCCGCACCACCGGTGAAGGTGGCGGCCGAGGACGCGGCCTACGTCATCTACACCTCGGGGACCACAGGCTCACCCAAGGGCGTGGTCGTGGAACACCGCAACATCATCAACACGCTGCTCTCCTGCGGACGGCTGTTCGACTTCGACGAGAACGACGTCAGCCTGGTGACGGCGGCCGGCACCTTCGACGTCTTCTACTACGAGTTGTTCGCCGTGATGCTCGCAGGTGGGCGGGCGAGGATCGTCACACGCGCCGAGCTGTTCTCCCCGCCCGCCATGGTCGCGCTCCTGGGCAGTGCCACCGCCATCCAGGCCGTGCCGGGTCTGATGGAACACCTCCTCACCGCCATGTCCGAGGAGGGGACATCGACCATCGATTCCCTGCAGACCGTCCTGACAGGGGGCGACACCGTCCCCGCATCCCTGCTTGACCGTCTCTGCCGGGCCTTCCCCCGCGCCCGGGTCGCCGTCGCCTACGGGCCGACCGAGACGGCGATCTTCGCGACCATCCACCCCGTCACCCGTGGCGAACCGGTCAGGGGCAACCCGATCGGAACCGCGCTGCCCGGCGTGGAAGTCCTCATCGCCGACGAGTACGGCAACGAACTCCCCCCGGGGGTCACCGGCGAGATCATGATCGGTGGCGCCGGGGTGGCGCGCGGCTATCTCCAGCGCCCCGAAGAGACCAGCGGCCGCTTCGTCACGCACCGCGGTCGACGCTACTACCGCAGCGGTGACCTCGGCTCACGCCGCGTCGGTGACGAGGTGCTGCAGTTTCACGGCCGCAACGACACGCAGGTCAAGGTGCGGGGGTTCCGCATCGAGCTGGGCGAGGTCGAAGCCGCGCTCTCGGGCCTGGACGGAGTACGCCAGGCCGCCGTGGCCGCAGTCGGAGAGGACCTGGGCGCCCAGCGTCTGGTGGCCTGTGTGGTGCCGGCCCCCGAGGCGCTGGAGCGGGCTCGGGGCGACAAGGACAGCGCGGAGGCCGTGGACGAGTGGCGCGCCCTGTTCGACGACACCCATACCGAGGGTTCGGCCGAGGACCGGGACTTCACGGGCTGGAACTCCAGCTACGACGGCCGCCCGGTGCCCCGTCACGAGATGGACGAGTGGGTCGAGGGCACCGTCGGGCACATCCGTGAGCTCGCGCCGGTGACGGGCACCCGTGCTCCCCGGATCCTGGAGGTCGGTTGCGGAACCGGGCTGCTGCTGCTTGAGCTGGCCGAGAAGTGCGCACGCTATGTGGGTACCGACTTCTCGGCCGCCGCGATCGCCGCACTCCGTGAACGGGTGGCAGAGCGCGACCTGGACGGGGTGGAACTGCACGTCACCGAAGCGAACGAGTTCCCCGAGGTCGGCGACGACTTCGATCTGGTGGTCGTCAACTCGGTGTCGCAATACCTGCCCGACGCCGACTACCTCGCCTCCGTCCTTGACGCCGCACTGCGAGTTCTGCGCCCCGGCGGTGCCGTCTTCGTCGGTGACGTGCGCAGCCTGCCCCTCCTCGAAGCGTTCCATCTCTCCGTCACCAAGGCTCGCCACCCCGACCGCGACCCCCGCCACCAGCTGGCCACCGCCGTGCAGGCCGCAGCCGACGAGGCGGAGCTGGTGCTGGCCCCCGCGTTCTTCCGCACCTTCGCCGCCGAGCGCGGCATCGTGGATGTCCAGGTGCAGCCCCGCCGGGGCCACTGCCCCAACGAGATGAACAAGTTCCGCTACGACGTGGTGCTGCGCACGCAGATCCGCGACGTGCCCCCCGCCGTCCACCCCCAGGCACCCGCACCGCGGGCCTGGGGCGAGCAGGGGTGGACCCTGGAGAGGCTCGACGCGGCCCTCGTGTCCGCGAGGACGGACGTGTTCTACTTCCGCCTGATCCCCCACGGGCTGGTCCACCCGGACGTGGCCCACCACAGCACGGTGGCCGGGGCCCCGGCACCGCCGGGGGGAGAACCGGTCGTCCCTGAGGATCTGCGGCGACTGGCGCGGCGGCACGGCTATCGGGTCAGGCTCGACTGGAGCGAGAACGGTGCCACCTTCGACGCGGTCCTCGCCCCCGCAGCGATGCCGCTCCCCCTGCCGCGCCCCCGGCCGATGGCGCCGCACGCCCCGGTCGCCAACCGGCCGCGATCGCGCGTGGACCGCCGGATGCTGGCTGAGGGCTGGCGCCAAGAGCTGGCCGCGCTGCTCCCCGAGTACATGCTGCCTTCGTCTCTGCAGGTGGTGGACGCCCTGCCACTGACTTCCAACGGCAAGGTGGACCGTTCCCGTCTGCCTGCCGCACCGCCCCCGACCGGACCGGGCCGCCCGGTGTCCTCCTTGACTGAGAAGACGGTCGCCCAGGTGTGGGAGGAGGTCCTCGACGCCCCAGTCGTCTCGGCCACCGACGACTTCTTCACACTGGGTGGCACGTCGCTGCTGGCGATCAGGATCACCGTCGGCCTTCGCCGGCGCGGTCTACGGCTGTCCCCTCAGACGATCTTCGAACAACGCACCGTGGAGCGGATCGCACGGCGCATCGAACAGCTTGCCCTGGATGAAGCCAGGCCCGCCCCCACCGGTGCGGCGCGCACTCGCGAGCGCCACGCCGGTGCTGAGCTGGATGTGGACGGCGGCGCACAGGCCGCCGCCTCCGGAAGCGACCAGGCCGTGCCGGGGCAGGACCGGTGGCGTTCCGCCCAACACCTGCTCCTGACCGGCGCCACCGGGATGCTGGGCGTCCACCTCCTGGACCAGGCACTGCGTGACTACCCCGACCTCGCCATCACGTGCCTGGTCCGGGCCTCCGGCAGGGACGCCGCCCAGCGTCGGGTGGAGGAGTCGTACCGCCGGTACTTCCCCGACTCGGTCGTCGGGTCGGCGGAGTTCGCCCGTCGAGTCCACACCCTCCCCGGCGATCTGGCCAGCCCCGGCCTGGGGCTGGGCCCGGGGGTGGGGCGTGACCTGGCCCAGTCCTGTGATCGCGTCGTACACGCCGCAGCCGACGTGCGCCACGTGGCCGCGCGTGAGGAGGTCTTCGCCGCGAATACGGCGGGCACCGAACGGGTGCTGGAACTCTGCTCGCAGATGGGCGAACCCGACCTGTGCCACATCTCCACCATCGGTGTGGCCGGCTACAGCGCGGACGGGCTCCCCCGCACCCTCGACGAGCATGTGCTCGACATCGGCCAGACCCCCAGCGAGGCCTACTCCGAGAGCAAGATCGCCGCGGAAAGGGCTGTCGCCCGCTTCAACGCCGACACCGCGGGAGCCACGGTCATGCGGGTGGGCACGGTTGCCCCGCACTCCGTCACCGGCCGTTTCCAGCACAACATCAACGACCATTTCTTCAGCCGGTTCCTGCGCGCCGTGCTCCGGCTGGGGATCGCCACCGATTGGCCCGACCGCCGGTTCCAGCTGATCCCCGCCGACACCATGGCGCGCATGGTGCTGGCCCTGTCCGGCCAGACGGCGGCGCGCGGACGCACCTTCCACATCCAGTCACCCCACGCTCTGACCCACGGTGAACTCGCACGGCTCGCGAACACACTGGGCTACGGGATTCGGCTGGTCCCGCCGGACGCCTTCGCCGACAGCGTGATGGCGGCCGGGGCCGCCACGGGCCTGGACGAAGAAGTCGGCCGTCTGCTGCCCATGCTCGACCGCAGGAGGGGGAGACCCGTCACTCTGGCCCATGCGTGGACCGACTCCTGGTTGGAGTCGCTCGGCCTGAACTACCCCGAACCTCGGGCTGCCTGGGTCACGGCCTTCATCCGACGCGGGGTCGAGGTGGGCTACTTCCCACCGCCGGGCGCCGACCGCCGACACGACGGTACCGACTACTGACTCCCGAGGAGTGACCGATGCACTTCAGCCTCTTCTACTTCGCCGAGGACGCGGGACACAGCACAGGGAACCGCTACCGTCTGCTACTCGACGGGGCTCGTTACGCGGACCGCAGTGGATTCTCCGCCGTTTGGATCCCCGAACGGCACTTCCACCCCGTCGGGGGTATCTACCCCAACCCGGCCGTTGTCGGAGCGGCCGTGGCGGCCGTCACCGAACGCGTGGGCATTCGTGCCGGAAGCGTCGTCGCCCCTCTCCACCACCCGCTGAGGATCGCGGAGGAGTGGTCGGTGGTGGACAACCTGTCCCGTGGTCGGATCGGGCTCTCTCTGGCTTCGGGATGGAACCAGCGCGACTTCGTTCTGAACCCCACCGGCTTCGAGACACGGAAGGAGGACACGCTCTCCTCAGTCGATGTCCTGCGTGCGTTGTGGCTCGGTGAGAGCTGGAACGAGGACGGCTCCCCCCACGTCGGTGTGTTTCCACGCCCTGTGGGTCCGCTTCGGCTGTGGCTCAGCGCCGCCGGCGGCGTGGAAACGTTCCGCGCGGCCGGGCGGGCCGGCACCGGTGTGCTCACTCACCTGGTCAAGCAGGACATGGACGAGCTGGCACAGAAGATCCTGGAGTACCGCAAGGCGTATGCCGCCTCAGGAGCGCCGGGGCAGGGACACGTCACGCTGATGCTGCACACCTTCGTCGACCCCGACCAGCGGCGCGCCGTCGACACTGCTCGCGCCCCGCTTGAGAACTACCTGGTGGGGGCTCTGACGCCCACACGTAGGGCCGTCGATGACCAGACCCGCGCCAAAGCCCTGGCCGCGGTGCGCCCCGCCGCCGACCGCTACCTGTTCTCCGACGGGCTGATCGGTGGACCCGAGCACGGGGCCCTGGTCGTCGACCGCTGCCGACAGAGCGGTGTCGACGAGATCGCCTGCCTGATCGACTTCGGCGTGGACCCCGACACGGTTCTGGCGGGGCTGGAACACCTGAACGAGCTGCGTGCGGCCCACACCGATGACTGAGTACCCCCACTGCCGCAGCGCGGCTCTGACCTGAGGACGAGGACATTGACTACTGAGCAATTGGAAGAGCTGATTCTGGCGACGTTCCGTGATGTCCTGCGCAATCCGGAACTGGGGACTGACGACGACTTCTTCTCCGTGGGTGGTGACTCGTTGCTGGCCGTGGAGGTGTCATACACCATCTCCGAGAAGCTCGGGCAGGAGGTGGACCCGTTGATCGTTTATGTCAATCCCACTGCGAGCAGTTGCGCGAAAGCCATCACCGAACTCAATGCCAGCACGTGAGCGGGCGTGGCTGTGCGGGGTGGGGAAGGGAGTCGCATGCGAAATGACGACATCGGTGACTGGCGTCTTTGGCGCCACCTACTGGTACGCGGGGCGGGTTTTTCCGCCGAGGGCGTTCTGCGGCTGGCCGACACCGAGCTGGCCGGCGCCGCCGACACGGTCGCGGCGTCCGACCGCCAGGACGACCAGGGTATGTGGGAGCGTTTCGAGGACGAGTACGAGGCAGCGGCGCGGCGAATCTCCGCCGAACTGCAGAAGATCGCGTCGCGAGACGACTTTCTACGCGCCCTGACCTGGCAGAACCACCGACTCGTGGACGGGGCTGTACGCCCCTTTCTGCAGTGGGACGCCACCTCGGGGAAACGCAATTCCAAGCATCGCCAGCGCGAGGAACTCATTGCGAACTACTGGCAGAGGTACTGCGTCAAGAACGACACCATCGGGTTCTTCGGTCCTTCCGCCTGGGGGAGGATCGAGGACGAGCTCACGTCCTCGGTACGGCCCGGGCACCGGCTGATCCGCGACGGTGACGTCTACTTCGAGGCGTGGGCCGTCGACGCTCTGGCGCGGGCGGTGGAACGTGTGCCGGGTATGGGCCCCTGGCTCATGCCCCGCATGGTCTCCTTCATCCGGTTGGAGGGCGACGACGTCGTGCCTCCGATCGGCCCGCGTGTGCGCCTGGCTCCGGCCCAGCGCGAGGTGTTGCGTCTGAGCGACGGCACCATGCGGCTGAACGCCATCGCGGAACGGGCCGGCCTGTCCTTGGCCGAGGCCGAGGAGAGCGTTGCCGCGCTGGCCAAACGGCGATGGGTGGTCCATGCCCTGGAGTTGCCCATCACCCCCCACCCCGAGGAGGACCTCCGCGCTTTCCTGGAGGGGGTCGGCGACGACGAGCCCAGGGATGTGGCCCTTGGCTGGTTGGACTCGCTGGAAGAGGCCCGCCGACACGTCTGGAAGGCCGAACGGGCCGACGAACTCGCTGAGGCGCTTGGGGGGCTTGACGCGCTCTTCGCCACCATCACGGGGACT
This genomic interval carries:
- a CDS encoding MupA/Atu3671 family FMN-dependent luciferase-like monooxygenase yields the protein MHFSLFYFAEDAGHSTGNRYRLLLDGARYADRSGFSAVWIPERHFHPVGGIYPNPAVVGAAVAAVTERVGIRAGSVVAPLHHPLRIAEEWSVVDNLSRGRIGLSLASGWNQRDFVLNPTGFETRKEDTLSSVDVLRALWLGESWNEDGSPHVGVFPRPVGPLRLWLSAAGGVETFRAAGRAGTGVLTHLVKQDMDELAQKILEYRKAYAASGAPGQGHVTLMLHTFVDPDQRRAVDTARAPLENYLVGALTPTRRAVDDQTRAKALAAVRPAADRYLFSDGLIGGPEHGALVVDRCRQSGVDEIACLIDFGVDPDTVLAGLEHLNELRAAHTDD
- a CDS encoding phosphopantetheine-binding protein, which translates into the protein MTTEQLEELILATFRDVLRNPELGTDDDFFSVGGDSLLAVEVSYTISEKLGQEVDPLIVYVNPTASSCAKAITELNAST
- a CDS encoding non-ribosomal peptide synthetase: MSFDPRTGTNPEDPRRREQAERLLRARMGRAGAPTPPAGAEGGYDGLSFGQERMWFLHVMDPDSSAYNITNVVRLVGRIDTDALVGACGDLVERHPELGVSYHAAEDGSPRRRRPSGPVPAPVTVLSRGPDDASLVREFLHRPFDLADPPLIRFLLITGGPSSEEGEHTLAMAVHHIAADGWSLGIVNRDLRDLYLARVGHGAAPAPPAHDFVDFAARERTWMAGPEGASGRAAWRRALEGMAAIELPMSRTRPPVPTFHGGRCEHRLPLETVERLEELGRRHGASLYMILGAAFSCLLHRYSGQTDIVFGSPVANREDAAFSDVVGLFVNSVVLRTDLSGGPSFTDALRRFRSTSLEALQHQRVPFETVVDDLSPERTLSHNPLFQVMFALQNADTGSLEVPGTRSEPVGFDADVCRFDLEWTLWRDADGARLRIKYSDALFDQAVVDRLGAEYARLLELACDQPDRPIGELAVFAAGPGRSSGPAPALPVGVRGWHELFTRAARERPDAVAVADATTDLTFHALERRAGHLARRLHEAGVRPGQVVGVRTGRTVDMAAATLGVAMAGAVFLPLNPDDPPARRAFLLRDAGARALLTDASETGEGEVPVIDVADREAEAEGAPAPPVKVAAEDAAYVIYTSGTTGSPKGVVVEHRNIINTLLSCGRLFDFDENDVSLVTAAGTFDVFYYELFAVMLAGGRARIVTRAELFSPPAMVALLGSATAIQAVPGLMEHLLTAMSEEGTSTIDSLQTVLTGGDTVPASLLDRLCRAFPRARVAVAYGPTETAIFATIHPVTRGEPVRGNPIGTALPGVEVLIADEYGNELPPGVTGEIMIGGAGVARGYLQRPEETSGRFVTHRGRRYYRSGDLGSRRVGDEVLQFHGRNDTQVKVRGFRIELGEVEAALSGLDGVRQAAVAAVGEDLGAQRLVACVVPAPEALERARGDKDSAEAVDEWRALFDDTHTEGSAEDRDFTGWNSSYDGRPVPRHEMDEWVEGTVGHIRELAPVTGTRAPRILEVGCGTGLLLLELAEKCARYVGTDFSAAAIAALRERVAERDLDGVELHVTEANEFPEVGDDFDLVVVNSVSQYLPDADYLASVLDAALRVLRPGGAVFVGDVRSLPLLEAFHLSVTKARHPDRDPRHQLATAVQAAADEAELVLAPAFFRTFAAERGIVDVQVQPRRGHCPNEMNKFRYDVVLRTQIRDVPPAVHPQAPAPRAWGEQGWTLERLDAALVSARTDVFYFRLIPHGLVHPDVAHHSTVAGAPAPPGGEPVVPEDLRRLARRHGYRVRLDWSENGATFDAVLAPAAMPLPLPRPRPMAPHAPVANRPRSRVDRRMLAEGWRQELAALLPEYMLPSSLQVVDALPLTSNGKVDRSRLPAAPPPTGPGRPVSSLTEKTVAQVWEEVLDAPVVSATDDFFTLGGTSLLAIRITVGLRRRGLRLSPQTIFEQRTVERIARRIEQLALDEARPAPTGAARTRERHAGAELDVDGGAQAAASGSDQAVPGQDRWRSAQHLLLTGATGMLGVHLLDQALRDYPDLAITCLVRASGRDAAQRRVEESYRRYFPDSVVGSAEFARRVHTLPGDLASPGLGLGPGVGRDLAQSCDRVVHAAADVRHVAAREEVFAANTAGTERVLELCSQMGEPDLCHISTIGVAGYSADGLPRTLDEHVLDIGQTPSEAYSESKIAAERAVARFNADTAGATVMRVGTVAPHSVTGRFQHNINDHFFSRFLRAVLRLGIATDWPDRRFQLIPADTMARMVLALSGQTAARGRTFHIQSPHALTHGELARLANTLGYGIRLVPPDAFADSVMAAGAATGLDEEVGRLLPMLDRRRGRPVTLAHAWTDSWLESLGLNYPEPRAAWVTAFIRRGVEVGYFPPPGADRRHDGTDY